The region AATCGCATAAGCTCACACCTGCTTTTTTTGGCTACTCACGCACTTGATGTGGGCGCCATGAGTGTGTTTTTATATGCTTTTAGAGAGCGTGAATACGTGCTTGATCTGATAGAGGCTTATTGTGGCGCTAGGCTAACTCACTCAAGCGTTCGTATAGGCGGCATGCCGCTTGATTTGCCAAACGGTTGGCTGGCGCAGATGACTGAGTTTTGCGATAAATTTCCAAACGATATCAAAACTTACGAAACGTTTTTAAGTGATAATAGAATTTGGCGTATGAGGCTTGAAGGAGTTGGCGTCTTAAGCAAAGAAGACGCTCTTAGTATGGGTTGCTCGGGCGTTATGCTAAGAGCAAGCGGAGTGCCTTGGGATATCAGAAAGGCAGAACCGTATCTCATCTATGATGAGCTTGAATTTGACGTTCCTTACGCTACCAGCGGGGACTCGTATGCAAGATATAAGCTTTATATGGAGGAGATGAGGCAAAGCGTTAGGATTTTGCTTCAATGCGCAAAGCTTTATCATACTACTAGCCCTGAAATTTTAGCCAATTCGCCGCAGTTTGTAAGCGCAAGCAAAGAGCAGATCATGACTCAAAACTACTCTTTGATGCAGCATTTTGTGCTTGTTACTCAAGGACTAAGAGCAAAGCAGGGAGAAGTATATCACGCTACCGAGTCGCCAAAGGGCGAGCTTGGATTTTATATATATTCAACCGGCGAAGCAAGCCCTTATAGGCTTAAAATTCGCGCTCCTAGCTTCTTTCACTGCGCGCTTTACGAGCATCTTTTAGTGGGGCAATATATCGCCGATGTCGTTACTATAATCGGCAGTTCAAATATCATTTTAGGCGAGATAGACAGATGAAAAGGGTTGATTTGAGGC is a window of Campylobacter sp. CCUG 57310 DNA encoding:
- the nuoD gene encoding NADH dehydrogenase (quinone) subunit D, which codes for MQNPSRLKPFFENIEFEENDGKMILNFGPQHPSAHGQLKLVLELDGEKVVRAMPEIGFMHRGVEKMAENMTFQEFLPVTDRVDYIASSANNYALCAAVEKLCDIEVPRRAQIIRTMILELNRISSHLLFLATHALDVGAMSVFLYAFREREYVLDLIEAYCGARLTHSSVRIGGMPLDLPNGWLAQMTEFCDKFPNDIKTYETFLSDNRIWRMRLEGVGVLSKEDALSMGCSGVMLRASGVPWDIRKAEPYLIYDELEFDVPYATSGDSYARYKLYMEEMRQSVRILLQCAKLYHTTSPEILANSPQFVSASKEQIMTQNYSLMQHFVLVTQGLRAKQGEVYHATESPKGELGFYIYSTGEASPYRLKIRAPSFFHCALYEHLLVGQYIADVVTIIGSSNIILGEIDR